One Microtus pennsylvanicus isolate mMicPen1 chromosome 3, mMicPen1.hap1, whole genome shotgun sequence DNA window includes the following coding sequences:
- the Msantd2 gene encoding myb/SANT-like DNA-binding domain-containing protein 2 isoform X4, with product MPPPFSARGSGAPGPRPTPPEGSGRRQRARGVKRRSAGHSSPPDTPSVPSAGSEPPSPEPGPRATPETEVAGCAGASLPGGAAAAAWKMAAPCGSELPANSPLKIPKMEVLSPASPGDLSDGNPSLSDPSTPRGASPLGQGSAAGSGTAASGGLGLGGRSAASSSVSFSPGGGGGGGGAAAAAAAACRGMSWTPAETNALIAVWGNERLVEARYQQLEGAGTVFGSKAPGPAMYERVSRALAELGYDRTPSQCRERIKLVRCPELNAVLQLWSHRC from the coding sequence ATGCCCCCACCCTTCTCTGCTCGGGGCTCCGGGGCGCCCGGTCCCCGCCCGACGCCTCCAGAGGGGAGCGGCCGGCGACAGCGCGCTCGCGGGGTAAAGCGGAGATCTGCGGGCCACTCGAGCCCCCCAGACACGCCCTCCGTGCCCTCAGCGGGCAGCGAGCCGCCCAGCCCCGAGCCAGGCCCCAGGGCAACCCCGGAGACCGAGGTGGCCGGATGCGCGGGCGCGTCACTTCCGGGCGGTGCAGCGGCGGCGGCTTGGAAGATGGCTGCGCCCTGTGGCTCGGAGCTGCCCGCCAACTCGCCGCTAAAAATTCCGAAGATGGAGGTGCTCTCCCCGGCTTCCCCTGGCGACCTGAGCGACGGGAACCCATCACTGTCCGACCCTTCCACGCCGCGGGGAGCCTCTCCTCTCGGGCAGGGCAGCGCGGCGGGCTCGGGGACTGCGGCGTCCGGGGGTCTCGGGCTGGGGGGCCGCAGCGCTGCCTCGTCCTCGGTTTCCTTCTctcccggcggcggcggcggtggtggcggGGCTGCGGCGGCCGCTGCCGCCGCCTGCCGGGGCATGTCGTGGACGCCGGCAGAGACTAACGCGCTCATCGCTGTGTGGGGCAACGAGCGGCTGGTGGAGGCGCGGTACCAGCAGCTGGAGGGAGCCGGCACGGTATTCGGCAGCAAGGCCCCCGGGCCGGCCATGTACGAGCGCGTGTCCCGGGCCCTGGCCGAGCTGGGCTACGACCGGACCCCGTCCCAGTGCCGGGAGCGCATCAAG
- the Msantd2 gene encoding myb/SANT-like DNA-binding domain-containing protein 2 isoform X5 yields the protein MPPPFSARGSGAPGPRPTPPEGSGRRQRARGVKRRSAGHSSPPDTPSVPSAGSEPPSPEPGPRATPETEVAGCAGASLPGGAAAAAWKMAAPCGSELPANSPLKIPKMEVLSPASPGDLSDGNPSLSDPSTPRGASPLGQGSAAGSGTAASGGLGLGGRSAASSSVSFSPGGGGGGGGAAAAAAAACRGMSWTPAETNALIAVWGNERLVEARYQQLEGAGTVFGSKAPGPAMYERVSRALAELGYDRTPSQCRERIKDFQSVLSKPC from the exons ATGCCCCCACCCTTCTCTGCTCGGGGCTCCGGGGCGCCCGGTCCCCGCCCGACGCCTCCAGAGGGGAGCGGCCGGCGACAGCGCGCTCGCGGGGTAAAGCGGAGATCTGCGGGCCACTCGAGCCCCCCAGACACGCCCTCCGTGCCCTCAGCGGGCAGCGAGCCGCCCAGCCCCGAGCCAGGCCCCAGGGCAACCCCGGAGACCGAGGTGGCCGGATGCGCGGGCGCGTCACTTCCGGGCGGTGCAGCGGCGGCGGCTTGGAAGATGGCTGCGCCCTGTGGCTCGGAGCTGCCCGCCAACTCGCCGCTAAAAATTCCGAAGATGGAGGTGCTCTCCCCGGCTTCCCCTGGCGACCTGAGCGACGGGAACCCATCACTGTCCGACCCTTCCACGCCGCGGGGAGCCTCTCCTCTCGGGCAGGGCAGCGCGGCGGGCTCGGGGACTGCGGCGTCCGGGGGTCTCGGGCTGGGGGGCCGCAGCGCTGCCTCGTCCTCGGTTTCCTTCTctcccggcggcggcggcggtggtggcggGGCTGCGGCGGCCGCTGCCGCCGCCTGCCGGGGCATGTCGTGGACGCCGGCAGAGACTAACGCGCTCATCGCTGTGTGGGGCAACGAGCGGCTGGTGGAGGCGCGGTACCAGCAGCTGGAGGGAGCCGGCACGGTATTCGGCAGCAAGGCCCCCGGGCCGGCCATGTACGAGCGCGTGTCCCGGGCCCTGGCCGAGCTGGGCTACGACCGGACCCCGTCCCAGTGCCGGGAGCGCATCAAG GACTTTCAAAGTGTACTATCAAAACCTTGCTGA